The Microcystis panniformis FACHB-1757 region TGCAGTTTATTCAACGCTAGGAGAACAATTATGGAAAGAACACCTAATCCGAATCGGCAAGCCGTCGAGTTAAATCGTACTTCTCTTTACCTAGGTTTACTCCTAGTTGCTGTCTTGGGAATTTTATTTTCCAGCTATTTCTTTAACTAATTAGTCCCGATTTATTCTCATCGCAATTAGGAGGTGTTATTCATGTTCGCAGAAGGTCGTATTCCTTTGTGGTTAGTCGCCACCATCGCCGGTCTAGGCGTTATCGCCGTGGTTGGTCTTTTCTTCTACGGAGCTTACGCCGGTTTAGGTTCCTCTATGTAATTCCATATACGGGTAATTTCCCCGGGCAAAAAACCGTTAGTTATAGAAATAACTAGCGGTTTTTTCACTATTCGGTTTAAAGTAAAGCTCGATCGAACTTTAAAAACCCACACCCTACACCCCAC contains the following coding sequences:
- a CDS encoding photosystem II reaction center protein L, whose translation is MERTPNPNRQAVELNRTSLYLGLLLVAVLGILFSSYFFN
- a CDS encoding photosystem II reaction center protein J gives rise to the protein MFAEGRIPLWLVATIAGLGVIAVVGLFFYGAYAGLGSSM